Proteins from a genomic interval of Candidatus Zixiibacteriota bacterium:
- the pstC gene encoding phosphate ABC transporter permease subunit PstC: MEKYNFKKKSRIKEFLGEKFIAVNALTALVVILLIFIFIFKETIPILTSPEVKKEASISKMVFKQEFYPKREPKWSWQPNSDVPKYSLMPLFLGTLKAALVAMLFAVPLGVGAAIYSSEFAPKRLREIIKPVIELLAGIPSVVLGFFALIVLATWLQNTFGLTYRLNALNAGIALGITVVPVIFTVAEDAMTAIPRSLREAAIALGANPWQVSFTMVLPAALPGIAAGIVLGFGRAIGETMIVLMASGNAAVVSGNLADSIRTFSATIAAEMAEVVFGSPHYNVLFFIGTLLFIFTFIINLGGDYVLLRMREKIQGKTK, from the coding sequence GTGGAAAAATACAATTTCAAGAAAAAATCTCGGATCAAAGAATTCCTCGGCGAGAAATTCATTGCCGTCAATGCTCTGACCGCATTGGTCGTTATCCTGCTGATATTCATTTTTATTTTCAAAGAAACGATCCCAATTTTGACCAGCCCCGAGGTCAAAAAGGAAGCCAGCATTTCCAAGATGGTGTTTAAGCAGGAGTTCTACCCCAAACGGGAACCCAAATGGTCATGGCAGCCTAATTCCGATGTTCCCAAATATTCCCTTATGCCGCTTTTCCTGGGAACATTGAAAGCGGCTCTGGTGGCGATGCTTTTTGCCGTGCCTCTGGGCGTTGGCGCGGCAATATATTCGTCGGAGTTTGCACCCAAAAGGTTAAGGGAAATCATCAAACCAGTCATTGAGCTTCTGGCCGGGATACCCTCGGTGGTCCTGGGGTTTTTTGCGCTGATTGTACTGGCTACCTGGCTGCAGAATACATTTGGTCTGACCTATCGCCTCAATGCCCTCAATGCCGGAATTGCTCTTGGAATCACCGTTGTACCAGTAATATTCACCGTGGCCGAAGATGCCATGACTGCCATCCCACGGTCGCTCCGGGAAGCGGCCATTGCCCTGGGTGCCAATCCCTGGCAGGTCTCTTTCACAATGGTTCTTCCGGCGGCCCTGCCGGGAATCGCAGCCGGGATCGTGCTCGGTTTTGGGCGGGCGATTGGCGAGACTATGATTGTACTTATGGCTTCAGGAAATGCCGCCGTTGTCTCGGGAAACCTTGCCGATTCCATTCGCACTTTTTCAGCGACTATTGCAGCCGAGATGGCCGAGGTTGTTTTTGGAAGTCCCCATTATAATGTACTCTTTTTCATCGGGACGTTATTATTCATATTTACCTTCATCATCAACCTGGGCGGCGACTATGTTCTTCTGCGGATGCGCGAAAAGATTCAGGGGAAAACAAAATGA
- a CDS encoding ATP-binding protein, translating into MRRRPLIWQLFPSYIFVIVLSITAVTWFIVYSTKQFYLTQNAQELEARAVILRERMTGLNLGSDAVYIDDLCKRLGRESATRITVILPSGRVIGDTDEDPTKMENHSNRPEVQDALDGRIGIATRYSHTLYETMMYAAVPLIENGQVVGIVRTSLPITSIEHAFGSIYTKVIVGGLLIAVLAALASLYISRRITQPLVRMKQAAEYFTRGDFTHRLPIGATEEIGELAETMNEMAKQLNEKVRTIIDQRNEREAILTSMVEGVIAFDNMERVINLNHAAAQMLGVEINQVAGRYLQESFRNANLHKFVARILESGKAQEEEISLQDKTSRMLHLHGSPLHDEKGQNLGAVIVLHDITRLHQLEIIRRDFVANVSHEVRTPITSIKGFVETLRDGGVHSPEDTEKFLGIIARQTERLNSIIEDLLTLSELEQTERGNIGIEFAQLKSVLHGAIVICEPKASAKNIQLRLQCDDNLKANINAPLLEQAVTNLIDNAIKYSEAKSSIEMSAKSEDTGIAIKVTDHGCGIEKVHLPRLFERFYRVDRARSRELGGTGLGLSIVRHIILAHGGRVSVESVPGKGSTFTIFLPSYIKSANS; encoded by the coding sequence ATGCGTCGGCGACCGTTAATCTGGCAGCTTTTCCCTTCATATATCTTTGTCATTGTTCTTTCGATAACGGCGGTGACCTGGTTTATCGTCTATTCGACAAAGCAGTTTTACCTGACCCAAAATGCGCAGGAGCTTGAGGCGCGAGCAGTCATTTTACGGGAACGAATGACCGGGCTCAATCTTGGTTCGGATGCCGTCTATATTGATGACCTGTGCAAAAGACTGGGGCGCGAAAGTGCCACGCGTATTACCGTAATACTCCCATCAGGTAGGGTGATCGGCGATACCGATGAAGACCCGACAAAAATGGAGAATCATTCAAATCGGCCTGAAGTTCAGGATGCGCTTGACGGGCGAATCGGAATTGCCACGCGGTACAGCCATACCCTTTATGAAACGATGATGTATGCGGCCGTGCCGCTAATCGAAAATGGGCAGGTCGTGGGCATTGTGCGTACCTCCCTGCCGATAACATCGATTGAACACGCTTTCGGTTCGATTTACACCAAGGTGATCGTGGGAGGTCTCTTGATCGCCGTCCTAGCCGCGCTGGCGAGTCTTTACATTTCGCGCCGTATCACCCAGCCGCTGGTAAGAATGAAACAGGCTGCGGAGTATTTTACCCGAGGCGACTTTACACACCGCCTGCCGATTGGAGCAACCGAGGAAATTGGCGAACTGGCAGAAACGATGAATGAGATGGCGAAACAATTGAATGAAAAAGTCCGGACCATTATCGACCAGCGCAACGAACGTGAGGCAATTCTAACCAGTATGGTTGAAGGGGTCATCGCCTTTGACAACATGGAACGAGTAATCAATCTCAATCATGCTGCTGCACAAATGCTTGGGGTTGAAATTAATCAGGTGGCAGGGCGTTATCTGCAGGAATCATTCCGGAACGCCAACCTGCATAAATTTGTCGCCCGCATTCTGGAAAGCGGAAAAGCTCAGGAAGAGGAGATCAGCCTACAGGACAAGACCTCCCGAATGTTACATCTGCACGGCTCCCCCCTTCACGACGAAAAAGGTCAGAACCTGGGCGCTGTTATTGTATTGCACGATATCACCCGCTTACATCAGTTGGAAATAATCCGCCGTGACTTTGTGGCCAATGTCTCTCACGAAGTGCGGACGCCGATTACATCAATTAAAGGTTTTGTCGAAACTTTACGTGACGGCGGGGTCCATAGTCCCGAAGATACCGAAAAGTTTCTGGGAATTATCGCCAGACAAACCGAACGGCTCAATTCCATCATTGAGGACTTATTGACCCTTTCGGAATTGGAGCAGACCGAGCGGGGCAATATAGGAATTGAATTCGCTCAACTTAAGAGTGTCCTGCACGGTGCAATCGTCATCTGTGAACCGAAAGCCTCGGCCAAGAATATTCAATTACGGCTCCAGTGTGATGACAATCTCAAGGCTAATATAAATGCGCCGCTTCTGGAGCAGGCAGTTACCAACCTTATTGACAACGCCATTAAATACAGCGAAGCGAAAAGCAGTATCGAGATGTCGGCCAAATCGGAAGATACTGGGATAGCGATCAAAGTCACTGACCACGGCTGCGGCATCGAAAAGGTTCATCTTCCGCGACTTTTCGAACGGTTCTATCGTGTGGATCGGGCGCGCAGCCGCGAATTGGGCGGCACCGGACTGGGGCTTTCGATTGTCAGACATATCATTTTGGCTCATGGCGGACGAGTGAGTGTCGAAAGTGTTCCCGGTAAGGGCAGCACATTTACCATATTTTTGCCGTCATACATAAAGTCCGCCAACTCGTAA
- a CDS encoding choice-of-anchor J domain-containing protein, which translates to MTKFRMALIIALAILVVLAIGSPIFGADKPIPVKHKAIISPAANQPTPDPNWELKNQLERQPDPRELYETSKFAPPSNAPQGKAEMPKSLFLGEEFDVAVPPASWTTVITVAGYTWKLQTTGVYSGTGCADVEYDPALGMQDEWLITPALNFATANSDLKVQFWWNMSYYWGVSPYNNYDYELWISTDGGATWPTKLWDETAAGAFTSWTWYQASVSLAAYVGQTDVKLAWRYHGSDGAQLLLDLVTINDDPAPAGRCCYGDPLAPSCADNTEAQCTALGGTWSGTTTCADPCPVAGVGDNCSNPIVVTLPAALPYSDLNQYTCGRGDDYNTTCLGSYDGGEDIIYQLNVTEAVDLNIMLDPKGTTYTGILVDDACPPDAGTCLATHTSSGSAAHGISGLHLEPGTYYIMIDTWPTPDCVPNFDLTITTPPPPTEGDNCANPISIKLPEDIGLTGYVNTNYTCGRVDNYNTTCLGSYDGGEDIIYMLDVDAPINIDLTLDPKGTTYTGILIDDACPPDPTTCLATHTSYSSGIHGIYGLHLEPGIYYVMIDTWPSPACIPNFDLKIVFAAGPPPNDNWQYAQAIGDVANLAFATISATFDGPGACQTAPNIWYCYTATCTGNATASLCGSGYDTKMAVYDGCGDPATLTQLACNDDFSGCGVQSQATFPVISGQSYLIEVGGYSSNSGSGLLTTSCIIPPPAPYNDNCADAVVQTVPATITGNNVGSTGDCTLLDVGSTEAWEAFTITEKMDITIDYCGTSPSFELVYVVLATACPCDAGSLIYATTTDWNGCGGDGNVTMVFSALDPGTYYIPVLAYHPSYPTNYYAGPYTIHVNGTPWIPHYCDASGGCDEYISQVTVGSIDNSSSCTGYGDYTGLSTTMPYGSTNPITVVNGYPYSSDICAVWVDWNHDFDFSDANEAIPLTVSSGAGPYTGDIIVPADALPGSTRMRVRINYSAAPPECGTTSYGEVEDYTIEVGGTPTYLTVAPPAINFGMVPPEATGYTGLTLGANGPANINFSTAIQYGKKASVGGGQCSENLKKSPFGPGAAPALTKDAKALLFEGFEGGAVPPTGWSAVVNNPFTWAIGSYAPYEGSYNADCFYDETYTGTQNEWLISPVLNFAGVKYAVDFWWLGSYYWSVDPYQNCTLALWISTDGGATWPTKLWDHLQYGEFVNWEWNNSIVNLSAYKNETNVKLAFVYTGYDGAQFSLDAIGINPAPLSWLTVAPPSGVVPGNGTLPLAVVYDAADLTLGSTYTANIAITHTGAVKAVTNVPVTMTIGYGGGNTIYLDPSLLYVMYSFSVDPMLLRGYLGGDFEPGYDIDDVNPATVKINGLTPDSIKMLPSYTDFTGSVMEIYVNMKECIEGYGLTNLWDTTYWAYTISGKFNDDVDFTESGQCTIIGHRAGDANADRIINIKDATYLINYLYKSGPAPFPIIEVGDANGDQLINIRDISYLIAFLYKNGPAPIHH; encoded by the coding sequence ATGACCAAATTCAGAATGGCTTTAATTATTGCTCTGGCGATTTTGGTCGTGCTTGCAATCGGCTCGCCGATTTTCGGAGCTGATAAGCCGATTCCAGTGAAGCACAAGGCGATTATCTCGCCGGCGGCCAATCAGCCGACTCCTGACCCCAATTGGGAGCTCAAGAATCAGCTGGAAAGGCAGCCCGACCCCAGAGAATTGTATGAAACCAGCAAATTTGCACCTCCGAGTAATGCCCCCCAGGGAAAAGCGGAGATGCCAAAATCGCTGTTTTTGGGTGAAGAATTCGATGTGGCCGTCCCCCCGGCCAGTTGGACGACCGTTATAACCGTTGCCGGTTATACCTGGAAACTCCAGACAACGGGCGTATATTCCGGCACCGGCTGTGCCGATGTAGAATATGATCCGGCTTTGGGTATGCAGGATGAATGGTTGATTACGCCGGCGCTGAACTTTGCCACGGCCAATTCCGACCTGAAAGTCCAGTTCTGGTGGAACATGAGTTATTACTGGGGAGTCAGCCCCTATAATAACTATGATTATGAGCTCTGGATATCCACCGATGGCGGCGCCACATGGCCCACAAAGCTATGGGATGAAACCGCGGCCGGAGCTTTCACAAGCTGGACCTGGTATCAAGCATCTGTTTCGCTGGCGGCCTATGTCGGCCAGACCGATGTCAAGCTGGCCTGGAGATATCACGGCAGCGATGGCGCCCAGTTGCTACTCGACCTGGTCACGATAAATGATGATCCCGCCCCTGCCGGACGCTGCTGCTACGGTGATCCCCTGGCTCCCAGCTGTGCCGATAATACTGAGGCCCAGTGCACCGCTCTGGGCGGCACATGGAGCGGCACCACTACCTGTGCCGATCCTTGCCCGGTGGCCGGTGTCGGCGACAATTGCAGCAATCCTATTGTTGTCACATTGCCGGCTGCTTTGCCGTATTCGGATCTCAATCAGTACACTTGCGGCAGAGGAGATGACTATAACACCACCTGTCTCGGCAGTTATGATGGCGGCGAAGACATCATATATCAATTGAATGTTACCGAGGCGGTCGATCTCAATATCATGTTGGATCCCAAGGGAACAACCTATACGGGTATATTGGTCGACGATGCCTGCCCGCCTGACGCCGGGACATGCCTGGCCACTCATACCAGTTCGGGCAGCGCCGCTCACGGCATAAGCGGTTTGCACCTTGAGCCGGGCACTTATTATATTATGATTGACACCTGGCCGACCCCTGATTGTGTTCCCAACTTCGACCTGACCATCACCACTCCCCCGCCTCCGACCGAGGGGGACAATTGTGCCAACCCAATCTCGATAAAATTGCCCGAAGATATCGGCTTAACCGGTTATGTTAACACCAACTATACCTGTGGCCGGGTTGACAACTACAATACTACTTGTCTTGGTTCCTATGACGGCGGCGAAGATATTATCTACATGCTTGATGTCGACGCTCCGATCAATATTGACCTCACCCTGGACCCGAAAGGAACTACCTATACCGGCATTCTGATTGACGATGCCTGTCCGCCGGATCCAACTACTTGTCTGGCGACTCACACCAGCTATAGTAGCGGAATACATGGTATTTATGGCTTGCACCTCGAACCGGGCATCTATTATGTCATGATTGACACCTGGCCGTCTCCTGCCTGTATTCCTAATTTTGATCTGAAGATCGTTTTTGCGGCAGGCCCGCCTCCTAATGATAACTGGCAGTATGCTCAGGCGATTGGTGATGTGGCCAATCTGGCCTTTGCAACAATATCAGCTACATTTGACGGCCCGGGCGCATGCCAGACTGCTCCCAATATCTGGTACTGCTACACGGCGACCTGCACCGGTAATGCCACTGCCAGCCTGTGCGGTTCCGGCTATGATACCAAAATGGCCGTTTATGACGGCTGCGGCGATCCCGCAACTCTGACCCAGCTGGCCTGCAACGACGATTTCTCCGGTTGCGGCGTTCAGTCTCAGGCCACTTTCCCGGTAATTTCCGGCCAGAGTTACCTGATTGAGGTCGGTGGTTATTCATCCAATAGCGGCAGCGGCCTTCTTACTACCAGTTGCATTATTCCGCCTCCGGCTCCATACAATGACAACTGCGCCGATGCTGTTGTGCAGACCGTCCCGGCAACGATAACCGGCAATAATGTCGGCTCGACCGGCGATTGCACTCTGCTTGATGTCGGTTCCACCGAGGCCTGGGAAGCCTTTACTATTACCGAGAAGATGGATATAACCATCGACTACTGCGGCACTTCACCATCCTTCGAGTTGGTCTATGTTGTGTTGGCTACGGCTTGCCCCTGCGATGCGGGCTCACTCATTTATGCCACCACGACCGACTGGAACGGCTGCGGCGGCGATGGTAATGTCACCATGGTGTTCTCGGCCCTTGATCCCGGGACATATTATATACCGGTGCTGGCCTACCATCCATCATACCCGACCAACTATTATGCCGGCCCATATACTATTCATGTCAACGGCACGCCGTGGATCCCGCATTATTGCGATGCCTCCGGCGGTTGCGATGAGTATATCAGTCAGGTGACGGTCGGCAGCATTGATAACAGCTCCAGCTGCACCGGCTATGGTGATTATACCGGCCTTTCGACCACTATGCCCTATGGAAGCACCAACCCGATTACGGTGGTCAACGGTTATCCTTACAGCTCGGATATATGCGCTGTCTGGGTTGATTGGAATCATGATTTTGATTTCAGTGATGCCAATGAAGCAATTCCGCTGACGGTTTCCTCGGGCGCTGGTCCTTATACCGGCGATATTATAGTGCCCGCCGATGCTTTACCCGGTTCCACCCGGATGAGGGTCCGTATCAACTATTCCGCGGCCCCGCCTGAATGCGGCACTACCTCCTATGGCGAGGTTGAGGACTATACTATCGAAGTTGGCGGAACGCCAACCTATTTAACAGTAGCCCCACCTGCCATCAATTTTGGCATGGTTCCGCCTGAGGCAACGGGTTACACAGGGCTTACTCTTGGTGCTAATGGCCCGGCTAATATCAATTTCTCGACGGCTATTCAGTATGGCAAAAAGGCGAGTGTCGGCGGCGGCCAGTGTTCTGAGAATTTGAAGAAATCACCTTTCGGTCCCGGCGCGGCTCCGGCTCTTACGAAAGACGCCAAAGCGCTTCTATTTGAGGGGTTTGAAGGCGGCGCGGTGCCTCCAACCGGCTGGTCGGCGGTCGTCAATAATCCTTTCACCTGGGCGATTGGCAGCTACGCGCCATACGAAGGATCATACAATGCCGACTGTTTCTATGACGAGACATATACTGGCACTCAGAACGAATGGCTGATTAGCCCGGTTCTGAATTTTGCCGGTGTTAAGTATGCTGTTGATTTCTGGTGGCTGGGAAGTTATTACTGGTCGGTCGACCCTTACCAGAATTGCACCCTGGCTCTCTGGATTTCGACCGACGGCGGCGCGACCTGGCCGACCAAGTTGTGGGATCACCTGCAGTATGGCGAATTCGTCAACTGGGAGTGGAATAATTCCATTGTCAACCTGAGCGCTTATAAGAACGAAACCAATGTCAAGTTGGCTTTCGTCTACACCGGCTATGATGGCGCTCAGTTCTCGCTCGATGCTATCGGCATTAATCCGGCTCCGCTGAGCTGGCTGACAGTAGCTCCACCCTCTGGTGTGGTGCCCGGCAATGGAACATTGCCCCTGGCTGTTGTCTATGATGCAGCCGATCTCACACTGGGATCCACTTATACTGCAAACATAGCCATCACGCATACCGGTGCCGTTAAAGCCGTGACCAATGTCCCTGTGACGATGACCATCGGATACGGCGGCGGTAATACTATCTATCTGGATCCGTCGCTCCTCTATGTAATGTATTCTTTCTCTGTTGATCCGATGCTGTTGAGAGGGTATCTTGGCGGCGATTTTGAACCGGGATACGACATAGACGATGTCAATCCGGCCACCGTTAAGATCAACGGACTGACGCCTGATTCCATCAAGATGCTGCCTTCCTATACTGATTTTACCGGCAGCGTGATGGAAATCTACGTCAATATGAAAGAATGCATCGAAGGTTATGGTCTGACCAACCTGTGGGATACTACTTATTGGGCTTACACTATTTCCGGTAAGTTCAATGATGATGTCGATTTCACCGAATCCGGTCAGTGCACCATAATCGGTCACCGAGCGGGCGACGCCAACGCCGATCGCATTATTAACATTAAGGACGCAACTTACCTGATTAATTATCTATACAAGAGCGGCCCGGCGCCGTTCCCGATAATTGAGGTGGGCGATGCTAATGGCGACCAATTGATTAATATTCGCGATATTTCCTATTTGATCGCATTCCTGTACAAGAATGGTCCGGCGCCCATTCATCATTGA
- the pstB gene encoding phosphate ABC transporter ATP-binding protein PstB, translated as MTARDLNFFYGQNQALFDISMNIEEHRVTALIGPSGCGKSTFIRTLNRMNDTIPGTRMEGEIKLDDIDIYKDIRDVSSIRTRVGMVFQKSNPFPKSIFENVAYGLKVNGISDRDVIREAVEDTLKRAFLWEEVKDKISTSAYMLSGGQQQRLCIARALAVRPEVLLMDEPASALDPISTSKIEDLIGELKKNYTIVIVTHNMQQAARISDYTAFFYEGRVIEFGPTKMIFTKPIMKQTEDYITGRFG; from the coding sequence ATGACGGCCAGGGACCTGAATTTCTTCTATGGCCAAAATCAGGCACTCTTTGATATTTCGATGAATATCGAAGAGCACCGGGTAACCGCCCTAATCGGTCCTTCGGGATGCGGCAAGTCGACTTTCATTCGAACCCTGAATAGAATGAACGATACCATTCCGGGAACGCGAATGGAAGGGGAAATCAAACTCGATGATATTGATATCTATAAGGATATTCGCGATGTCTCCTCCATTCGCACACGGGTCGGGATGGTATTCCAGAAATCAAATCCCTTTCCCAAATCAATTTTTGAAAATGTCGCGTACGGTTTGAAGGTGAACGGCATCAGCGACCGGGATGTTATCCGCGAGGCCGTTGAGGACACATTGAAAAGGGCATTTCTCTGGGAGGAAGTAAAGGACAAAATCAGTACCAGCGCTTATATGCTTTCCGGCGGTCAACAGCAGCGGCTTTGTATCGCCCGTGCGCTGGCGGTGCGCCCGGAAGTCCTTTTGATGGATGAGCCGGCATCTGCCCTGGATCCGATTTCCACTTCAAAAATCGAGGATCTCATCGGTGAATTAAAGAAGAATTATACCATTGTTATAGTAACGCATAATATGCAGCAGGCGGCGCGAATATCCGACTACACCGCCTTTTTCTATGAAGGTCGGGTGATTGAGTTCGGCCCGACGAAGATGATTTTCACTAAACCAATTATGAAACAGACTGAAGATTACATCACCGGGCGATTCGGATGA
- a CDS encoding response regulator transcription factor produces the protein MAGEKILIIEDDADIRELIRYNLVREGYRVSEAVDGKEGLEAAQSEPFNLILLDLMLPGISGREICKALKGDSGTADIPIIMVTAKGEESDIVIGLELGADDYVVKPFNPKVLMARIKAVLRRKKISPEEEIAPTMKFDGLEVHRGKRELRIDGKPADLTYTEFQILLFLASKPGWVFTRYQIVDAVKGTDYPVTDRSVDVQIVGLRKKLGPYGKYIETMRGVGYRFSEKATGGEE, from the coding sequence ATGGCCGGAGAGAAAATTCTGATTATAGAGGATGATGCCGACATCCGCGAGCTTATCAGATATAATCTTGTTCGTGAAGGATATCGAGTGTCCGAGGCTGTTGACGGCAAAGAAGGTCTGGAAGCCGCGCAATCCGAACCCTTTAACCTCATACTCCTTGATCTGATGCTCCCCGGAATCAGCGGAAGGGAAATCTGCAAAGCGCTGAAAGGGGATTCTGGCACCGCTGATATTCCGATCATTATGGTGACTGCCAAGGGGGAGGAATCTGATATTGTGATCGGACTGGAGCTTGGCGCGGATGATTATGTTGTCAAGCCGTTCAACCCCAAAGTGCTGATGGCGCGAATCAAGGCGGTACTGCGGCGAAAGAAAATCTCCCCAGAGGAAGAAATAGCGCCTACAATGAAGTTTGACGGCCTTGAGGTCCACCGGGGAAAACGTGAATTGCGCATCGATGGCAAACCTGCTGATTTAACTTACACGGAATTTCAAATCCTTCTTTTCCTGGCCTCCAAACCGGGCTGGGTATTCACCCGCTACCAGATTGTTGATGCGGTTAAAGGGACTGATTATCCGGTGACCGACCGATCGGTTGATGTTCAGATTGTCGGTCTTCGGAAGAAGCTCGGCCCTTATGGTAAATATATTGAAACCATGCGCGGGGTTGGTTACCGCTTTTCGGAAAAAGCGACCGGAGGTGAGGAGTAA
- a CDS encoding phosphate ABC transporter substrate-binding protein — MKKLITAAMILMTASVAFAGNITIKGSDTMVRLGQRWAEEYMKTHKEVTLQVSGGGSGTGIAALLNGGTDICEASRDMKPQEYADAESKKIKLHRVAVALDGIAVFVNVANPVKELSLEQLRGIYTGSITNWKEVAGPSHIIILYGRENNSGTYAFFKEHVLKNEDYADVTQTLPGTAAVVNAVAQDKFGIGYGGIAWDKGVKPLAVKKDEKTPGVEPSMETVVSGTYPISRELYWFFNGTPSGELKDFLNWALSADGQKIAQQTDYVPLPKEKAESSKIK; from the coding sequence ATGAAAAAGTTAATCACAGCGGCAATGATTCTTATGACGGCCAGTGTGGCCTTTGCCGGAAATATCACCATCAAAGGTTCTGACACGATGGTGCGTCTCGGTCAGCGCTGGGCCGAGGAATATATGAAGACGCATAAGGAGGTGACGCTTCAGGTTTCCGGTGGCGGCAGCGGCACCGGCATTGCCGCGCTTCTGAACGGGGGAACTGATATTTGCGAAGCCTCGCGTGACATGAAGCCGCAGGAATACGCCGACGCCGAATCCAAAAAGATAAAGCTGCATAGAGTAGCCGTAGCACTCGACGGAATTGCAGTGTTTGTCAATGTAGCCAATCCGGTCAAGGAATTGAGCCTGGAGCAACTCCGGGGTATCTATACCGGTTCCATAACCAATTGGAAGGAAGTCGCCGGCCCATCGCACATTATCATTCTCTATGGCAGAGAAAATAATTCCGGCACCTATGCCTTCTTCAAAGAACATGTGCTCAAGAATGAGGACTACGCTGACGTGACACAGACTCTGCCCGGTACGGCGGCTGTCGTCAATGCCGTGGCCCAGGATAAATTCGGCATCGGGTATGGCGGCATAGCGTGGGATAAAGGTGTCAAACCCCTCGCGGTGAAAAAAGATGAAAAAACACCGGGGGTGGAGCCATCGATGGAAACGGTAGTTAGCGGAACCTATCCGATTTCCCGCGAGTTGTACTGGTTCTTCAATGGCACCCCATCCGGTGAATTAAAGGATTTCCTAAATTGGGCTCTTTCTGCGGATGGCCAGAAGATTGCTCAGCAGACCGATTATGTTCCGTTGCCCAAGGAAAAGGCTGAAAGCAGCAAAATAAAATAA
- the pstA gene encoding phosphate ABC transporter permease PstA: protein MNKSLPSAHYHFKQKSPGIIPKGLTLAAVVIIVLILAVILFNVFLGGIGVINWEFLTHPPENGMESGGIFPAIFGTVAMVFLMIIAVVPVGVMTAIYLQEYTRPDSRITRLIRVAINNLAGVPSIVFGLFGLGFFVGFIGTGIDSIFYSPGRPVWGQPAIIWASLTLSLLALPVVIVSTEEALRAIPRDLKEASYALGATKLQTIARIIVPQAMPGIFTGVILGVSRGAGEVAPIMFTGAAYYLPHLPSNLHDQFMVLGYHIYVMATQSPNIEATRPILYGTVLVLLVLTFLLNFVAIFIRSRIRLRRVSA, encoded by the coding sequence ATGAATAAGAGCCTGCCATCAGCCCATTATCATTTCAAGCAGAAATCTCCGGGCATTATACCGAAAGGGCTGACTCTGGCCGCGGTTGTCATTATTGTGCTCATACTTGCAGTGATATTATTTAATGTCTTTCTCGGCGGCATTGGCGTCATTAACTGGGAATTCTTAACCCATCCTCCGGAAAATGGAATGGAGTCTGGCGGCATATTCCCGGCCATTTTCGGCACCGTGGCTATGGTATTTCTTATGATAATAGCGGTTGTCCCGGTGGGCGTGATGACGGCGATCTATCTGCAGGAATACACCCGTCCGGATTCAAGAATCACGCGCCTGATTAGAGTGGCAATTAACAATCTGGCCGGTGTACCCTCAATCGTATTCGGGCTTTTCGGGCTGGGTTTCTTCGTCGGTTTTATAGGCACGGGCATCGACTCAATCTTCTATAGCCCGGGACGCCCGGTATGGGGCCAGCCGGCCATAATCTGGGCCTCGCTGACTCTCTCGCTTCTGGCCCTGCCGGTGGTGATAGTTTCAACGGAAGAAGCACTGCGGGCCATTCCGAGGGACCTCAAGGAAGCCAGTTATGCCCTTGGGGCGACCAAATTGCAGACTATTGCCCGCATTATAGTTCCACAGGCTATGCCGGGGATTTTTACGGGAGTGATTCTGGGGGTCAGCCGCGGCGCGGGTGAAGTAGCACCTATCATGTTCACCGGTGCGGCCTATTATCTGCCGCATTTGCCTTCAAACCTCCACGATCAATTCATGGTTCTGGGATATCATATATATGTTATGGCAACGCAGTCGCCCAACATTGAGGCCACCAGGCCGATTCTCTATGGAACCGTTTTGGTCCTTCTGGTTTTGACCTTTCTATTGAATTTTGTGGCGATTTTTATTCGTTCGAGGATAAGACTAAGGAGGGTCAGTGCATAA